A genomic stretch from Thermoflexus hugenholtzii JAD2 includes:
- a CDS encoding DMT family transporter: MIGYLYVLAAACLWGLIGPLSRLAFASGWTPLEVAFWRAALAGLLFGLHALRLGRVCVARRDLPIVVAFGLVGVALFYASFQFAVQAGGGAMAAVLLYTAPAWVALLSWIFLKEAMGPRKLAALTLTLLGVAGVSLQGGTVRISVAGILWGLTAGFTYALYYLFGKLYLPRYETPTLFAYAMPVGALALLPLVSFHPPTLPAWGAVLLLTVGSTYLAYLTYSVGLRRLEATRAAVVATVEPVVAALVSYLAWGERFGPLGYLGAALILVGVLLTFQRSPAPTARPAGSQPAEESL; this comes from the coding sequence ATGATCGGTTACCTCTACGTCCTCGCCGCCGCTTGCCTGTGGGGACTGATCGGCCCGCTGAGCCGGCTGGCCTTCGCCTCTGGATGGACACCCCTGGAGGTGGCCTTCTGGCGGGCGGCTCTCGCCGGCCTGTTGTTCGGCCTCCATGCCCTCCGCCTCGGCCGGGTTTGCGTGGCTCGAAGGGATCTTCCCATCGTGGTCGCCTTCGGCCTCGTCGGTGTGGCGCTGTTTTACGCCTCCTTCCAGTTCGCGGTGCAAGCCGGCGGCGGGGCGATGGCTGCGGTCTTGCTCTACACCGCCCCCGCCTGGGTGGCCCTGCTCTCCTGGATCTTCTTGAAGGAGGCGATGGGGCCGCGCAAGCTGGCCGCTTTGACGCTCACCCTGCTCGGGGTGGCAGGGGTCAGCCTTCAAGGAGGCACCGTGCGCATCAGCGTCGCTGGCATCCTCTGGGGATTGACCGCCGGGTTCACCTATGCCCTGTATTATCTGTTCGGGAAGCTCTACCTTCCGCGCTACGAAACGCCGACGCTCTTCGCTTACGCTATGCCGGTGGGTGCCCTTGCCCTGCTGCCCCTGGTCTCCTTCCATCCGCCGACCCTACCCGCTTGGGGCGCCGTCCTTCTCCTCACCGTGGGCTCCACCTACCTGGCCTATCTGACCTACTCCGTTGGCCTGCGACGGCTGGAGGCGACCCGAGCAGCGGTGGTTGCCACCGTGGAGCCAGTGGTCGCAGCGCTCGTCTCCTACCTGGCCTGGGGGGAACGCTTCGGGCCGCTGGGCTACCTCGGGGCTGCGCTGATCCTCGTCGGAGTGCTGCTCACCTTTCAGAGATCCCCCGCCCCTACCGCCCGACCTGCTGGGAGCCAGCCAGCGGAAGAATCCCTATGA
- the miaA gene encoding tRNA (adenosine(37)-N6)-dimethylallyltransferase MiaA — protein sequence MTERPSPPRPLVAIVGPTAVGKSEVALILAERLNGEIVSADSRQIYRGMDIGTAKPTPKERARVPHHLIDVTDPDCPLTLAEYQRMAYAAIEEIHRRGRLPFLVGGTGLYVWAVVEGWQIPPAPPDPALRQALEERAQREGPGALYEELRRLDPEAAARIDPRNLRRVIRALEVCYRTGQPFSAQRRKNPPPYATIMIGLTRPREELYRRIDERVERMIAAGLIEEVRRLAERYPWELPAMTGLGYRQIGAYLRGEIPLEEAIRRIRSATRAFVHHQYNWFRLEDSRIRWFDLSRVGVEDIEAWLREELARRLQEATPAGPAQNPNPSPESSG from the coding sequence ATGACAGAGCGCCCTTCCCCTCCGCGCCCCCTGGTGGCCATCGTGGGGCCTACTGCCGTCGGGAAGAGCGAGGTCGCGCTGATCCTGGCGGAGCGACTGAACGGCGAGATCGTCTCCGCCGACTCCCGCCAGATCTACCGGGGGATGGACATCGGCACCGCCAAGCCCACGCCGAAGGAGCGGGCCCGCGTCCCCCATCACCTGATCGATGTCACCGACCCGGACTGCCCCCTGACCCTGGCCGAATACCAGCGCATGGCCTACGCCGCCATTGAGGAGATCCACCGGCGGGGGCGATTGCCCTTCCTGGTCGGGGGGACCGGGCTCTACGTCTGGGCGGTGGTGGAGGGCTGGCAGATCCCTCCGGCCCCACCGGACCCCGCGCTACGGCAGGCCCTGGAGGAACGGGCGCAACGGGAGGGGCCCGGAGCCCTGTATGAAGAGCTGCGCCGGCTGGACCCCGAAGCGGCGGCCCGGATCGATCCCCGCAACCTGCGGCGGGTGATCCGCGCCCTGGAGGTCTGCTACCGCACCGGGCAGCCCTTCTCCGCCCAGCGGCGCAAGAACCCGCCGCCTTACGCCACGATCATGATCGGCCTGACGCGGCCCCGGGAGGAGCTCTACCGGCGGATCGATGAGCGGGTGGAGCGTATGATCGCCGCGGGGCTGATCGAGGAGGTGCGCCGCTTGGCCGAGCGCTACCCGTGGGAGCTCCCGGCCATGACCGGCCTGGGCTACCGGCAGATCGGGGCGTATCTGCGGGGTGAGATCCCGCTGGAGGAGGCGATCCGCCGCATCCGATCGGCCACCCGCGCCTTCGTGCATCATCAGTATAACTGGTTCCGGCTGGAAGACTCTCGCATCCGGTGGTTCGACCTGAGTCGCGTCGGCGTCGAGGACATCGAGGCCTGGTTGCGAGAGGAGCTCGCCCGCCGGCTCCAGGAGGCAACCCCGGCCGGCCCTGCGCAGAATCCCAACCCGTCCCCGGAGTCCTCCGGATGA
- a CDS encoding amidohydrolase — protein sequence MQAADWILWNARIYTQDPEQPEAEALAVVGETLAAVGPMEAVRAWQGPRTRVLDLKGATVLPGLIDAHFHLEGYARLQMGVDVDTPTLEEALARVARQAATRPPREWIVGRGWLQERWGRFPTADDLDRVAPAHPVALWARSGHALWVNREAMRRAGVTRDTPDPPGGRIARDAAGEPTGLFFERAIDLIAQIIPEPSVEELAEALYEVLYELATLGLTAVHNFDGPRSFAALQILHARGDLPLRVVQHIPLSALDHALAVGLRTGFGDAWLRIGSVKIFADGALGPRTAWMLEPYEGEPENTGIAYTSPEVMREAAHRATLGGLSLAIHAIGDRANREVLDLFEALRALEAQRGIPPEARRHRIEHAQLVHPADIPRFGALGIVASMQPIHAVSDRPMAERYWGSRCATAYAWRRLKAAGARLAFGSDAPVEPPNPWWGLHAAVVRDGWHPEQALSLTEALEAYTMGPAWAAGLERWQGRLRPGMWADLIVLPEDPFRIPPDALRDLEVLGTMVGGRWVFRKGSHLLD from the coding sequence ATGCAGGCTGCGGACTGGATCCTGTGGAACGCCCGCATCTACACCCAGGACCCCGAGCAGCCGGAGGCGGAGGCCCTGGCCGTGGTGGGGGAAACCCTCGCGGCGGTGGGCCCCATGGAGGCGGTGCGGGCGTGGCAGGGGCCTCGCACCCGGGTCCTGGACCTGAAGGGCGCGACGGTGCTCCCGGGCCTGATCGACGCCCACTTCCATCTGGAGGGATATGCCCGCCTCCAGATGGGAGTGGACGTCGACACGCCGACCCTCGAGGAGGCCCTGGCCCGGGTGGCCCGGCAGGCGGCCACCCGGCCGCCCAGGGAGTGGATCGTCGGACGAGGATGGCTGCAGGAGCGCTGGGGACGCTTCCCCACGGCCGATGATCTGGACCGGGTGGCGCCGGCCCATCCGGTGGCTCTGTGGGCCCGCAGCGGCCATGCCCTCTGGGTCAACCGGGAAGCGATGCGCCGGGCGGGCGTCACCCGGGACACCCCGGATCCCCCAGGGGGGCGGATCGCCCGCGATGCGGCCGGGGAGCCCACCGGCCTCTTCTTCGAACGGGCCATCGACCTGATTGCTCAGATCATCCCCGAGCCGTCCGTCGAGGAGCTGGCAGAGGCCCTATATGAGGTGCTCTACGAGCTGGCCACCCTGGGGCTGACAGCGGTGCACAACTTCGATGGCCCCCGCAGCTTCGCCGCCCTCCAGATCCTCCACGCGCGGGGGGATCTCCCCCTGCGGGTGGTGCAGCACATTCCTTTGTCTGCGCTGGATCACGCCCTTGCCGTCGGGCTGCGCACCGGGTTCGGGGATGCCTGGCTGCGCATCGGGTCAGTGAAGATCTTCGCCGATGGGGCCCTGGGGCCGCGGACGGCGTGGATGCTGGAGCCCTACGAAGGGGAGCCGGAGAACACGGGGATCGCTTACACCTCCCCCGAGGTCATGCGGGAGGCCGCCCATCGGGCGACCCTCGGGGGCCTGTCCCTGGCGATTCACGCCATCGGCGACCGGGCGAACCGGGAGGTCCTGGATCTTTTCGAGGCGTTGCGGGCGCTGGAGGCTCAGCGCGGCATCCCACCGGAGGCCCGGCGGCACCGGATCGAACATGCCCAGCTCGTGCACCCGGCGGACATCCCCCGTTTCGGCGCCCTGGGGATCGTGGCCTCCATGCAGCCGATCCACGCGGTCTCGGATCGCCCCATGGCAGAGCGCTACTGGGGGAGCCGGTGCGCCACCGCCTACGCCTGGCGCCGCCTGAAGGCGGCGGGGGCCCGGCTGGCCTTCGGCTCCGACGCCCCGGTGGAGCCCCCGAACCCGTGGTGGGGCCTGCACGCGGCGGTGGTCCGCGACGGCTGGCATCCCGAGCAGGCCCTTTCTCTGACTGAGGCCCTGGAGGCCTACACCATGGGCCCGGCCTGGGCCGCCGGCCTGGAGCGATGGCAGGGCCGGCTGCGGCCCGGGATGTGGGCGGACCTCATCGTGCTCCCCGAGGATCCCTTCCGGATTCCCCCGGATGCCCTGCGGGATCTGGAGGTTCTGGGGACCATGGTCGGCGGCCGCTGGGTGTTCCGAAAGGGGAGCCATCTTCTGGACTGA